Genomic segment of Populus trichocarpa isolate Nisqually-1 chromosome 12, P.trichocarpa_v4.1, whole genome shotgun sequence:
tttttgtttttttttttaattgatttaacttCAGTTTTTTGTATTCCGGTATAATATGGCTATAAGAGATATACAGAGCATGAGTTAAGTTAAAGGAATAAATTTACAAGTTCAACTTTTGAATGTGAGAaagtatttgaattaaaatagaaTTCATATTCAAAATGAAAGTAATGTGATATCAAAtccataaatcaaaaaaaagaattcacaaAATCAACCCCCACAAGTTCAAAAGTTACAAAATAAATTGCACAAACTTAAAAACTACTATCTAATTATCGGAAGCGGGGCCTTTTCTGCTGCAGCTCCGAGAATGATAACATTGTCTTCTTATGGGTGTTTTTACAGACGAGCTCTGGAAGAGCTCCAAAGTCTGCAGTATTATACTGATCGGGGAGAGGTGGCTCAGAAGAAGCTGGGGGGCATCACTGACTGTAGGAATGGAATTTTCCTCATTAACGTTCTCAGTGAATTCAGGCTGCTCTTGTTTTTCTCCAAGCTTTGCCAACCTGCTGAGCGATTCCATATTGAATTCGGGAAGCTCCTTGGtcagaaaattaaaagtgaCTTGGGATATTTGGATGACCATGGTGACAAGCACGACTTCAACATGTACCTCAGCCCTCCCTCAGAAAACTCAACAAGCTCATTCTGGAATTCCTTCGAGGCTTTGAAACTATTGATGCCTTCCACCCTTCCTTTATCTATAGCATCTTTTAGCCTGTTAGCTCAATTAGCTTTCACATCATTTAGCTCCTTTTCGAGGTCTTCAATCCTGGACAATACTTCAGAGTACCTACTCTTGACGTGCTGATACCCCCTCTGAGTCTTTTCTAATGACTTGCTCAAAGTCTCCTTATCCACCTCAGTGCATGTTGAGAAGTCTTGATCGACTCAAGCTGCTGCAAAAGATCAGCTCGTTAGACCATGATCGCAGCCTCAGTTTCCCTTGATACTTCTGAAGCAGTGTGTTATCAAGAAAGCATGAATATTAATGCATAAGTTGTGAGAATGTGAAACAACAAGTACATAAAAACAGCACTTACCACAGAAGTGTGATTGTATGAAGAATGAGTGTTCACGATGCTCTTCAAGAAAGATTTGATCTGATAggatttttaacaataaacGAATGCGCTTGTCCTGAGGATGTCTTGTATCTCCAACGATAAACTCATGAGCCTTGCCATCCAACTCTATAACAGTTGACCCTGGGGGTTTTTTAATACCTTTCTCCTTCATCAATCTCCTTATTCTCGTGACATCATCCCATCTTTGATTGATAGCATGTATATTAGAAAGCAGCACATAAACGCCACTATCATGAGAGTCTAACTCTACAAACCGGTCTAATATTTCTTGGGGGAGTTCCGTATTCCCATTTTCCTTGCAAGCACTAAGAAGAGCTCCCATTATCCGAACATCAGGTGACATGGGCATAGCCTTTGTCAATTCCAACGCCTCATCCAAGAGTCTAGCCCTACAAAGTAAGTCCACCATGCATCCATAGTGTTCTAACCTCGGAGGAAGATTATATTGCTGACCTTTCATCCAATTAAAGTACTGACGCCCTTCATTGACCAAGCCACAGTGGCAGCAGGCAGTCAAAATGGCTAGAAATGTCACCTCATTTGGCCTCATGCCTACCCTAACCATTTCTTCGAAAAGTTCAAGTACCTTGTAGGCATGCCCGTGCATAGCCAAGCCATTTAGCAATGCATTCCATGTCAAAACATTCTTATGAGGCATTCCATTAAAGATCTGCATTGACATCTCTATACAGCCACACTTTGCATACATGTCAACCATAGCAGTTCCAATCTGAATATCCCATTTGATTGCCTTGCGGTCGATGTGCTCATGAACCCATCTGCCATAATCAAGAGCTCCAAGCCTGGCACAGGCTGAAAGAACACTGGTAAGTATAATCCCATCAGGCTCAATACCAGAGCTTTGCATATCCTGAAACAACTCCAAAGCCTCCTTGGGACAATTGCATTGCACCAATCCACTTATAATACTGGTCCAAGAAACAATGTCCTTCTCAGCAAGCTCATCAAATACTTGTTTTGCTCCAGGCAAACACCCACACTTCACATACATATCCATGAGAGCATTGCTAACCTCCAAACCTACCCCAAACGCACTCTTGAAACTCAACCCATGAATCCCCTTCCCTACACTCAAATACCCCTTTCTCCCACAAGCAACTAATACACTAACAAAAGTTGCAGCATTAGGCTCAACATCCATCCTCAAAAACAAACCCACAGCCTCATCAAACAAGCCTGCTCTCACATACCCTGATATAACACCAGTCCAAGAAACCACATCTCTCACaagcatttcatcaaacactcTGCTAGCATCACCAAATCTCTTACAAACACTGTAAAAATGAACAAGAGAA
This window contains:
- the LOC7484408 gene encoding pentatricopeptide repeat-containing protein At4g38010 isoform X2 encodes the protein MSKIKHSLKRVLLDSIQRCKKLTTFKKIHAQLITSGVVSNDFVVNRVVEFFAKGPNFVDYACDFLSEYDWKVSSFPFNALVSGYAIGDRPKTAFLVYRRIVKDGFLPDMFTFPAVLKSCAKFVGIGEGRQVHGVIIKMGFVCNIYVENSLVHFYSVCKRFGDASRVFDEMLVRDVVSWTGVISGYVRAGLFDEAVGLFLRMDVEPNAATFVSVLVACGRKGYLSVGKGIHGLSFKSAFGVGLEVSNALMDMYVKCGCLPGAKQVFDELAEKDIVSWTSIISGLVQCNCPKEALELFQDMQSSGIEPDGIILTSVLSACARLGALDYGRWVHEHIDRKAIKWDIQIGTAMVDMYAKCGCIEMSMQIFNGMPHKNVLTWNALLNGLAMHGHAYKVLELFEEMVRVGMRPNEVTFLAILTACCHCGLVNEGRQYFNWMKGQQYNLPPRLEHYGCMVDLLCRARLLDEALELTKAMPMSPDVRIMGALLSACKENGNTELPQEILDRFVELDSHDSGVYVLLSNIHAINQRWDDVTRIRRLMKEKGIKKPPGSTVIELDGKAHEFIVGDTRHPQDKRIRLLLKILSDQIFLEEHREHSFFIQSHFCAA
- the LOC7484408 gene encoding pentatricopeptide repeat-containing protein At4g38010 isoform X3; the protein is MSKIKHSLKRVLLDSIQRCKKLTTFKKIHAQLITSGVVSNDFVVNRVVEFFAKGPNFVDYACDFLSEYDWKVSSFPFNALVSGYAIGDRPKTAFLVYRRIVKDGFLPDMFTFPAVLKSCAKFVGIGEGRQVHGVIIKMGFVCNIYVENSLVHFYSVCKRFGDASRVFDEMLVRDVVSWTGVISGYVRAGLFDEAVGLFLRMDVEPNAATFVSVLVACGRKGYLSVGKGIHGLSFKSAFGVGLEVSNALMDMYVKCGCLPGAKQVFDELAEKDIVSWTSIISGLVQCNCPKEALELFQDMQSSGIEPDGIILTSVLSACARLGALDYGRWVHEHIDRKAIKWDIQIGTAMVDMYAKCGCIEMSMQIFNGMPHKNVLTWNALLNGLAMHGHAYKVLELFEEMVRVGMRPNEVTFLAILTACCHCGLVNEGRQYFNWMKGQQYNLPPRLEHYGCMVDLLCRARLLDEALELTKAMPMSPDVRIMGALLSACKENGNTELPQEILDRFVELDSHDSGVYVLLSNIHAINQRWDDVTRIRRLMKEKGIKKPPGSTVIELDGKAHEFIVGDTRHPQDKRIRLLLKILSDQIFLEEHREHSFFIQSHFCA
- the LOC7484408 gene encoding pentatricopeptide repeat-containing protein At4g38010 isoform X1; translated protein: MSKIKHSLKRVLLDSIQRCKKLTTFKKIHAQLITSGVVSNDFVVNRVVEFFAKGPNFVDYACDFLSEYDWKVSSFPFNALVSGYAIGDRPKTAFLVYRRIVKDGFLPDMFTFPAVLKSCAKFVGIGEGRQVHGVIIKMGFVCNIYVENSLVHFYSVCKRFGDASRVFDEMLVRDVVSWTGVISGYVRAGLFDEAVGLFLRMDVEPNAATFVSVLVACGRKGYLSVGKGIHGLSFKSAFGVGLEVSNALMDMYVKCGCLPGAKQVFDELAEKDIVSWTSIISGLVQCNCPKEALELFQDMQSSGIEPDGIILTSVLSACARLGALDYGRWVHEHIDRKAIKWDIQIGTAMVDMYAKCGCIEMSMQIFNGMPHKNVLTWNALLNGLAMHGHAYKVLELFEEMVRVGMRPNEVTFLAILTACCHCGLVNEGRQYFNWMKGQQYNLPPRLEHYGCMVDLLCRARLLDEALELTKAMPMSPDVRIMGALLSACKENGNTELPQEILDRFVELDSHDSGVYVLLSNIHAINQRWDDVTRIRRLMKEKGIKKPPGSTVIELDGKAHEFIVGDTRHPQDKRIRLLLKILSDQIFLEEHREHSFFIQSHFCEVSRETEAAIMV